AACATGATTATAATTTATATGTCATAGATAACTGGGCATATGTGCACAGCAGATTAATACAGCATGAACAGATTCTGCATAGTTTACATACAGAACTCATATTTTTAGACTACCCATGCACCTAGTAGATTTAAGCTAAGGTTTACTTAATGATaaccaacaaaataaatgataatgcTGCTTGTCTCAAACAAATTAATTGCAACTCAAATATTAAGAACTCTTCGCAATATTTATTACATGATACTCAAATATTAAGATCTTATAGCTGACCAATAGAATAGACACTGAAAAGCATTTCAATATGAGACATCATGGAAATACGGGAACACAATAGCAAAGTTCTTTATCAGAAGAGTATAATGATAACAGATTGCAATACCTTATCAAAAGTTAAAAGTGAGACAAACTAGGGATCTGCAGCATTTGGATTTTCTTCCTGGCCAAGAGCCAACACAGCTTTCTTCAGAAGGGCCTCAATTGACAGATGTGAGTTCTCAACAGCCTTTGTTATTGCTTGCCATCTCTCTCCATGCTTTGGTTCTGCTGCAACACATCTTTGTAGGACATCCTTTTGTGTATCAGCATTTCCATGTTGCAGTTCAAATTTGTAGTACAAGGCCCAAAAATCTCCAATGTCTGGAGCAAGAGTAACAGCTCTGTTCAACCAACTTCTAGCTTTATCAACCTTCCTATCATGCCAGAAAAGTTTGGCCACAGCTGCAATGACATGGGGATCATGGTCACATCGTTTTATAGCATCTGAGCTCTTTGCTTTACGCTGGGGACGTGGCACCATCTCTATAGCTGCAGCCCACAAAATACCACTTGTCGGGCATTCCTGTAATGCCTTGGCTAGTAGAGCATCAGCTTCCTTCTTGTTCCCATGTCTCAATTCAGCCCGAACTGCTGCAAGCCAGAGTTCAGGTGTAGCTGGGTTCTTCTTTCTTGCCATGGTGAGGACAGCACGTGACTTGCTCAAGCCATTTATCTTCTCCTCTAGATTAGCTAGAGAGAGCCAAAGAGGGATGCAACTCGGGCAGTGCTTCAGCGCATTCTCGTAAACCTCCTTTGCCTTGGATCCATGGCCAAGCCGGTCTTCCATTTGTCCAAGCATTAACCACAGCTTGAAGAATGAGGGGAATAACTTCAGACCTTCCTCCAACAGCTTCCTTTCTTCGTCTACATTCCCTAACTCCCTTTCAACAATCGCAGATTTCATCCAGACCCTCTCAGTGCCTCCTCTTTCCCTGGCCTTTGACAAAAGAATTCTTGCTCTCTCTGGTTCATTGTTCTCAAACTCAAGCTTGAAGGCAGCTAGCCAGATCTCCTCTGAATTGGGGAGAGAAGCATAAGCTTCCTGAAGAATGGCTCGGGCAGCCGGGACATCTCCAGCCAGCCATTTCTCCTTTGCACTCATAAGCCATAAAACTTCTGCACGTGGATTGTAGGTAACAGCCTTTCTGAGGAGATTATAAAGAGACTCCTTGGTTCCATGGCTCTTCTCAAGCTGAGCCGCTTTCAGCCAAATACTCTTCTTGGAAACGAAGACACTGAGTGCATGTGCATAGATGGCACGGGCTGTCTCAATTGAACCACGCTTCTTGCATTCCTCAGCATCGGCAACCCATGTGCGTTTTCTGTCTTCCTCATCAACACCAATGCCAATAGTGCTCTTAACAATAGCCTGGCAAGTCAATACAGATCCAGCACGCTCAGCAGCTTCTGCTTCCTTTAGCCATGCCTCCCTGTCAATATCCAATCCTTCTCTCTGTAAAGTTTTTATACTTCTCTCAATCACCTTGATTACTGACTGGGTGTTTCCATTAGCTTCCTCCAGCTTTGCAGCTGTAATCCAGATGGCAGGCTCCTTAGGAAGCTTTTCTCTTGCCTTGTTAAGTACCTTCTTTGCTTGGTCATATGTCTCCAGCCTTGCTAGGGCAAGCCACAGTTCCACATGGAGTGGGCAGCACTCCACAGCCCTGTGAAGCAACAGTCTTGCATCCTCCTCATTTGCAAGCTCTACTACTGCTTTCCACAGTCTGACTGAATCAGGAATGTGTTCCAACCCTTTTCTCAAAACCCTGCTCTTATTCAAATCACTAGTTTCCAACTTTGCTGCCTGCAACCACAGCTTCACAGAATTGGGAATTGCCTTCACGCCCCTAGCAATCACTGCCTTTGCCTCGTCTGGGCTGGCCAGCCGGCATGCCTCGACCCAAACATCCTCATTTGTGGGGCACTCCTCACAGCCACGCTGGATAAGCTGCCGAGCAACCTGAAGCTTGCCAGCAACCTCTTCAAGCCTAGCAGCAGCAATCCATCCTGGTGGATGCTTCGGGTTTGTCTGTGTCACTGACTTAAGCAACAATCGCGCCTTTTTAATGTCAGAAATCTCAGCATCACTAGTAATCTTCATACTTTTCAGGTCCGTCAAGTAACCCTTTGGATCAACGACAGTAAGACCAGATACCGAATCCGACAACCTGTCCAGCTTCAAGGAGAGCACGGTGCCACGACCTTCGCCCACAGCCGTCAGATCAGTAACCGGAGTCTGCGCCCATGGCGTCTCGGTGCCACCAGCTGCACGGCTCTTGGGATCCAGTGCCGTGACATGCTCCTGCTCCTGCCGAGCCTTCTCGAGCAGGGTGTCCGGCACGGGAACGAAGCTCTCAAACCGCTTCTTCTTGTTGCGCAGCGAGTAGTCCCCAATTTCAGGTATGCTTTCCCACTCCTGCGCCGACAAATCGACCAACTTACGCTTCAAATCAGCGAATTGCTCGGTGATCTTAGGGTTGGAAGCACGGTACTTCTCGATCTCCTGCTTCAGCCGCGCCTCCCGCCGATCCTTCCGGCGAGAGTCCATCCTCTGGTCGATGCTCTCCCAGACCGCATCCGcctcgcggtcgtcgtcgtcgtagtcggCGTTGGAGAACAGCCCGGCGTCGTTGCCCTCGAACTCGTCGAACTTCTGGTTCTCGTCGTACCCcttctcctcgtcgccgccatcgtcgtcgccgtcgtcgtccccgggTGGCTTCCCACGGCCGcgcccgacggcgggggcgggggcgggggcggcggcggcggaccggtcAGGCAGATCGGGCGCCGCGCGGGCCGGCCCGATATCCGAACGGGTGGTGAACCCGGTGGCGCCACGCCCCAGACCGGCCACGTAGTTCGGGGGCGGCTTGGAGTTGAGGAAGTCGTAGCGCGcggggcgggcgggcggctgcgccgacggcggcggcgggggcgggggtgCCGCGGGGGTCGTCGTCGGGCCGGTCATCCCTCCGAGCAGGGGGAGGTGGAGtagcagggaggaggaggccgagacCCGGAGGGAGGACAGCAGCGGGGACGGCTCGgccgggaggaggcggcggtgggcgaggtAGAGCCGCAGCTGCTCCGGCGGGACGCCGCCGCAGAcgcgggaggcggaggccgtGAGGTCGGCGAGCGTGGCGGTGGAGGGGTCGAGGTCGACGTGGTGGGTCCTCCCGTCCGGCGCGCGGACGAAcaccatcgcggcggcggcggcggagtagaTTGGTTTGGGTTTTTGAGGTCGTGAGGAAGAATACGGAATCGTGGAATTGGTTTAACTATTTTGTGACGGTTTGGGACCTTTGGGTGAATTGAGTCGGTGGCGAGGAGAGGCGGTGGGCTACGTGGGCCGTTCCATGGTGGGCTGATCACCTGCATATGGGCCGTACAAGGGCTCATGGGCCTGTTTGGCTCGTGTTTGGGCCCATCGCCTGACCTTCCCTTCTTTTGGGTTGGGTTtctttggatttatttttaagaTGGGCTTGTTGTTTTATCGACTTATTTGTTGCGAATAAAATCTTACCGTGCCGTATCATCAATTTCATAGGTCATGACTCTGCTGCATCTAttggaaaaaaacatatttatattgtatAAACAAAGAAAACATGCGTAGTTAGGATGGGCTATCGACGATCACGACAACAATGATAATAACCTAAATAGAGAGCTAGAGATTCTTATAAAGATTCTTATAAGACGCTTGTGATTAGTCGGCTGATGATAATCTGAAAGGGTTAAGTTTCAAGTTTCTAGCTCCAAGTTCATAATCTCAATttttatgtacatatatgtgCTAGCACACTACAATTTCTATATGTACATAAAAATCGAGACAATGATGTAATGAAAGTTGTGGCCTAGAGAGATATCATTTAAAGTAAAATGATGGAATAATACAATTTAATTAAAGATTCGATACATAAACAATTGATGAAATTTGTAACCGAGGGAGATAAATTTTAACTGAAATTGTCAAACTATAAATCTGACGAAAGATTCATTCAAATTCCCAAAAAGGCATACATTCACTCATTTTATCTGCCTTGGTGCCAAATTTAACGAAATTTATGTACCCAGTTTCAAATAAATAGACGACTATCTCCATTGTCTTACAAGTTACAATCCACCGCAAGA
The sequence above is drawn from the Oryza glaberrima chromosome 10, OglaRS2, whole genome shotgun sequence genome and encodes:
- the LOC127752458 gene encoding protein STABILIZED1, which encodes MVFVRAPDGRTHHVDLDPSTATLADLTASASRVCGGVPPEQLRLYLAHRRLLPAEPSPLLSSLRVSASSSLLLHLPLLGGMTGPTTTPAAPPPPPPPSAQPPARPARYDFLNSKPPPNYVAGLGRGATGFTTRSDIGPARAAPDLPDRSAAAAPAPAPAVGRGRGKPPGDDDGDDDGGDEEKGYDENQKFDEFEGNDAGLFSNADYDDDDREADAVWESIDQRMDSRRKDRREARLKQEIEKYRASNPKITEQFADLKRKLVDLSAQEWESIPEIGDYSLRNKKKRFESFVPVPDTLLEKARQEQEHVTALDPKSRAAGGTETPWAQTPVTDLTAVGEGRGTVLSLKLDRLSDSVSGLTVVDPKGYLTDLKSMKITSDAEISDIKKARLLLKSVTQTNPKHPPGWIAAARLEEVAGKLQVARQLIQRGCEECPTNEDVWVEACRLASPDEAKAVIARGVKAIPNSVKLWLQAAKLETSDLNKSRVLRKGLEHIPDSVRLWKAVVELANEEDARLLLHRAVECCPLHVELWLALARLETYDQAKKVLNKAREKLPKEPAIWITAAKLEEANGNTQSVIKVIERSIKTLQREGLDIDREAWLKEAEAAERAGSVLTCQAIVKSTIGIGVDEEDRKRTWVADAEECKKRGSIETARAIYAHALSVFVSKKSIWLKAAQLEKSHGTKESLYNLLRKAVTYNPRAEVLWLMSAKEKWLAGDVPAARAILQEAYASLPNSEEIWLAAFKLEFENNEPERARILLSKARERGGTERVWMKSAIVERELGNVDEERKLLEEGLKLFPSFFKLWLMLGQMEDRLGHGSKAKEVYENALKHCPSCIPLWLSLANLEEKINGLSKSRAVLTMARKKNPATPELWLAAVRAELRHGNKKEADALLAKALQECPTSGILWAAAIEMVPRPQRKAKSSDAIKRCDHDPHVIAAVAKLFWHDRKVDKARSWLNRAVTLAPDIGDFWALYYKFELQHGNADTQKDVLQRCVAAEPKHGERWQAITKAVENSHLSIEALLKKAVLALGQEENPNAADP